In Corylus avellana chromosome ca2, CavTom2PMs-1.0, the following proteins share a genomic window:
- the LOC132171109 gene encoding probable WRKY transcription factor 65, giving the protein MDRSLLPKPDQEVSKELKPENQASKRRKVVQKTVVKVRIGANVGKLKNEGPPSDFWSWRKYGQKPIKGSPYPRGYYRCSTSKGCSAKKQVERCRTDASMLIITYTSSHNHPGPDLSTTNLIQPPKEPQNNSSAEDLPTSTKEEQQELPEEEEEEEEEEEEKQNDPIVSTTEKEPGEDHDFHYIQSPISGCLDITVNQGEDPFTVHLEKTHETLSLLLDEEPLCYSQLMNFSTPFSEENDFFDELEELPTSSSFTSFMRSNFSDERIPVVPS; this is encoded by the exons ATGGATCGTTCACTCTTGCCAAAGCCAGATCAGGAGGTCTCAAAAGAACTCAAGCCAGAAAATCAGGCCTCCAAAAGAAG GAAGGTGGTTCAGAAAACTGTTGTTAAAGTGAGGATTGGAGCAAATGTTGGGAAATTAAAGAATGAAGGGCCACCTTCTGATTTTTGGTCTTGGAGAAAATATGGGCAAAAACCTATTAAAGGGTCTCCTTATCCAAG GGGCTACTACAGATGCAGCACATCAAAGGGTTGTTCAGCCAAAAAACAGGTAGAGAGATGCAGAACAGATGCTTCAATGCTCATCATCACCTACACCTCCAGCCATAACCATCCAGGTCCTGATCTCTCCACCACCAACTTGATCCAACCACCAAAAGAACCCCAAAACAATTCCAGTGCTGAAGATCTCCCAACATCCACAAAAGAGGAACAGCAAGAGCtaccagaagaagaagaagaagaagaagaagaagaagaagaaaaacaaaatgatccCATTGTGAGCACCACAGAAAAGGAGCCTGGTGAAGATCATGATTTCCACTACATACAATCCCCAATAAGTGGCTGCCTGGATATAACAGTTAATCAAGGAGAAGACCCCTTCACAGTGCACCTAGAAAAAACCCATGAAACACTGAGTCTTCTCTTGGATGAAGAGCCCCTCTGTTATTCCCAACTCATGAATTTCTCCACACCCTTCTCAGAAGAAAATGACTTCTTTGATGAGCTTGAAGAACTACCCACATCTTCATCCTTCACAAGCTTCATGAGGAGCAATTTTTCCGATGAAAGGATTCCTGTTGTCCCTTCTTGA